One Natrinema longum genomic window carries:
- a CDS encoding quinone oxidoreductase family protein, which translates to MKAIEVDAYGGSDELSVVDVPTPEPDAGEVRIDIEAAGINFADIMQREGQYPDGPEAPYVPGMEAAGTVDAIGDGVDEFSEGDRVVAMLDGGGYAEYVTADAELLFPVPDAMSFDEAAGFPVQFLTAHACLFEWGGLEQGESVLIQAAAGGVGTAAVQIASNAGAEVFGTASTQEKLDLAAELGCDHPINYTETDFREVVDEETDGQGVDLVLESVGDDVFDRSLDAMAHFGRMVTYGVASGVPAEVSNRRLLFENKTVKGFHLGQASFRDPSRVMKSVPELTEGFASGDLEIILGQSFDLEDAAEAHQYIEDRKSSGKIVLKP; encoded by the coding sequence ATGAAGGCAATCGAAGTCGACGCCTACGGTGGTAGCGACGAACTCTCGGTCGTCGACGTCCCCACGCCCGAACCGGACGCCGGCGAGGTCCGAATCGACATCGAAGCGGCCGGCATCAACTTCGCGGACATCATGCAACGCGAGGGCCAGTATCCCGACGGCCCCGAGGCACCTTACGTACCCGGCATGGAAGCCGCGGGAACGGTCGACGCGATCGGCGACGGCGTCGACGAGTTCTCGGAAGGCGACCGCGTCGTCGCGATGCTCGACGGCGGCGGCTACGCCGAGTACGTCACCGCCGACGCGGAGTTGCTCTTCCCCGTCCCCGACGCGATGAGTTTCGACGAGGCCGCCGGCTTCCCCGTCCAGTTCCTCACCGCCCACGCCTGTCTCTTCGAGTGGGGCGGCCTCGAGCAGGGCGAATCCGTCCTGATCCAGGCCGCAGCCGGCGGGGTCGGAACCGCCGCCGTCCAGATCGCGTCGAACGCCGGCGCAGAGGTCTTCGGCACCGCGAGCACGCAAGAGAAGCTCGACCTCGCGGCTGAGCTGGGCTGTGACCACCCGATCAACTACACAGAGACGGACTTCCGCGAGGTCGTCGACGAGGAGACCGACGGCCAGGGCGTCGACCTCGTCCTCGAGAGCGTCGGCGACGACGTCTTCGATCGTAGCCTCGACGCAATGGCCCACTTCGGCCGCATGGTCACCTACGGCGTCGCCAGCGGCGTCCCTGCTGAAGTCAGCAACCGACGGCTGCTCTTCGAGAACAAGACCGTCAAAGGGTTCCACCTCGGTCAGGCCTCGTTCCGCGACCCGAGCCGCGTCATGAAGTCCGTCCCCGAACTCACCGAAGGGTTCGCCAGCGGCGATCTCGAGATCATCCTCGGGCAGTCGTTCGACCTCGAGGATGCAGCCGAGGCCCACCAGTACATCGAGGACCGGAAGAGCTCCGGGAAGATCGTCCTGAAGCCGTAA
- a CDS encoding 8-oxo-dGTP diphosphatase: MIEATLCFPLRGDPTRAVEPDPEVLLIEKRRGLGEGWYNGPGGKCEPGETPRECAIRETREEVGLEVRDLEKAGELTFRLDGETHTFCHVYRTRSFTGEPTSSEEAHPEWVSVEDVPYDQMWEDDRLWLPGILEGNTAVGEFRFEGGEPLDEADFVDHDLEWNVSF, from the coding sequence ATGATCGAGGCGACGCTGTGTTTCCCGCTTCGGGGCGACCCTACGAGGGCCGTCGAACCCGATCCCGAGGTCCTCCTGATCGAGAAACGCCGCGGACTCGGCGAAGGCTGGTACAACGGCCCCGGCGGCAAATGTGAACCCGGCGAGACGCCACGCGAATGTGCCATCCGCGAAACCCGCGAGGAGGTCGGCCTCGAGGTCCGGGACCTCGAGAAGGCGGGCGAACTCACGTTCCGCCTCGACGGCGAGACGCACACGTTCTGTCACGTCTATCGGACGCGCTCGTTTACCGGCGAACCGACCTCGTCCGAGGAGGCCCATCCGGAGTGGGTTTCGGTCGAAGACGTGCCCTACGACCAGATGTGGGAGGACGACCGACTGTGGCTGCCGGGGATCCTCGAGGGCAACACCGCGGTCGGCGAGTTCCGGTTCGAGGGCGGGGAACCGCTCGATGAGGCCGACTTCGTCGATCACGACCTCGAGTGGAACGTCTCGTTTTGA